One Solea senegalensis isolate Sse05_10M linkage group LG3, IFAPA_SoseM_1, whole genome shotgun sequence genomic window carries:
- the LOC122767190 gene encoding uncharacterized protein LOC122767190, which produces MHMGAPHFTIRTPKDVVRMPVEQSTGAREVAKAVLMAESVRSPFDYREPPTLDSDGDGSKPPPPRGRVCGRKRKGTPVKVCDRAYVTEDEEEESMSEHSYSPGDGQYPEGAEDRLPPPGSPYYLPDPAQLCVPELGEEGASGVRGPVLFHPPPNCRIREVHCGTQVRLVVIAIRDIAKGEEITVDYSLTDWGENAMEDEAGPHPLSLSVSDYLTPSWSLSPSSSPLTHSEPSDSDREEDEEEEDDDDDDDDEEEEIEEIRGRMLRRRKKRKIPAVAVDSKKKSVATSSRGPGRPCSSFSRPGSVAPTDRSQSQAPVSSLAPPTTNINNNININIGSSSGATVSRRQHCPYCGRHYRSLARHLEKHHANQPDVRTAMELAHHHTHSSSNGSVSHPQPSSLSASAAHSHSFAVPQPSASNTAPPPLFSRERESPATRSSTGAVSFSLSLSPPSSGQAGSTKKGPSLTLPATKRPAPPAVSRVKSPSPPPPATPRRGRRMKKEKLEEQQKVEEELVPPPTPEPDIDPEEDLVLSGEGEEEPAEEKNGEISSTNRHHMSPLLSSLSCLVLYLRRQQHSSFLSLTRSPHSAEAWRLLCHSSLSLLILYNRHRECEVAKLTLQDYRKRITPQTSSSTSSPSGMEALLSPFERLVLCHLPRAGVVGKRGRIQPLILPPHCESCVDLLIQTSPNVGVDPESPYVFSRPYHSPATPLRGTDLLRNLARASGAKNPGVLTATRARRQVAILTQLLLLEESESQGGATKRLEDFLEREYHVTQSCSTIIRDPALMGRVGRVVLYGEKEGVLFRGMSLQDICLELDVMSGNSADSFSEESEAEEEKEEIKEKVEVLVKKKGPGRPPRKKRAPNPSPVNPPVASAHKRRSVPPKSGKRGVLKRPWSEAERIAVETHLKRNLMELRVPAKADCERCLELCPLLVSNQRDWRAIKFYVHNRIQLLKKQVRRESAATVC; this is translated from the exons ATGCAC aTGGGTGCTCCCCATTTTACCATTAGAACCCCAAAGGATGTTGTGCGCATGCCCGTTGAGCAATCTACCGGAGCGCGAGAGGTAGCGAAGGCAGTCCTAATGGCGGAGAGTGTTCGGTCGCCTTTTGACTACCGGGAGCCACCGACCCTCGACAGCGACGGGGATGGGAGCAAGCCGCCGCCTCCGCGGGG CCGCGTGTGTGGGAGAAAACGGAAGGGGACACCTGTAAAGGTGTGTGACCGAGCATATGTAacagaagatgaggaggaggagagcatgTCGGAACACAGTTACAGCCCTg GTGATGGCCAGTACCCAGAGGGTGCAGAAGACCGTCTCCCTCCACCTGGCAGTCCTTACTACCTGCCTGATCCTGCTCAGCTCTG tgtgccAGAATTGGGGGAGGAAGGGGCGAGTGGCGTTCGGGGGCCTGTGCTCTTCCATCCGCCACCCAACTGTAGGATTCGAGAGGTTCACTGTGGGACACAGGTACGGTTGGTTGTCATAGCGATCCGAGATATTGCCAAAGGGGAGGAGATCACAGTGGACTATAGCCTGACAGACTGGGGCGAGAATGCAATG GAGGATGAAGCTGGCCCCCACccactgtccctctctgtttcTGATTACCTCACTCCCTCCTGGTCATTGTCACCCTCATCCTCCCCGCTAACCCACTCTGAACCCAGTGACTCTGATCGTGaagaggacgaagaggaggaagatgacgatgatgacgatgatgatgaagaagaggaaattGAAGAAATCCGGGGCCGAATGCTGCGTCGCCGCAAGAAACGCAAGATTCCAGCTGTTGCTGTTGATTCAAAGAAGAAGAGTGTGGCCACCTCTTCCAGAGGGCCTGGGCGCCCATGCTCTTCCTTTTCCCGCCCAGGATCTGTTGCACCCACAGACAGGTCCCAGTCCCAGGCCCCAGTAAGTTCCCTGGCCCCACCAACCACCAATATcaacaataacattaatattaacatAGGTAGCTCCAGCGGTGCCACAGTGAGCCGGCGGCAGCACTGCCCGTACTGTGGCCGCCACTATCGCTCTCTGGCACGTCACCTGGAGAAACACCACGCCAACCAGCCTGACGTCAGAACGGCCATGGAGCTGgcacaccaccacacacacagctcttcaAATGGCAGCGTGTCGCACCCTCAACCCTCATCGTTGTCCGCCTCTGCCGCTCACAGTCATTCCTTTGCTGTCCCTCAGCCCTCAGCCTCAAACACTGCCCCGCCTCCTCTCTTCTCTAGGGAGAGGGAATCGCCAGCTACTCGCTCAAGCACAGGCGCCGTCTCATTCTCCCTCTCGCTTTCACCTCCTTCTTCGGGTCAGGCCGGATCCACTAAGAAGGGGCCGAGCTTAACACTGCCTGCCACAAAGCGCCCTGCGCCCCCAGCGGTGTCTCGGGTAAAGAGTCCATCACCGCCTCCTCCGGCTACTCCCAGACGGGGTCGgagaatgaagaaagaaaagctaGAAGAGCAGCAGAAGGTAGAAGAGGAGCTGGTTCCACCTCCCACTCCAGAACCAGACATAGATCCAGAAGAAGACCTGGTGCTGagtggagagggagaagaagagccagcagaggagaaaaatggGGAGATTTCAAG caCAAACAGACATCACATgtctccactcctctcctccctctcttgtcTGGTCCTCTACCTCCGCCGCCAGCAGcactcctctttcctctctttaacCCGCTCTCCTCACTCTGCCGAGGCCTGGCGCCTGCTCTGCCATTCCAGCCTCTCGCTTCTCATCCTCTACAACCGCCACCGTGAATGCGAGGTGGCCAAACTCACTCTCCAGGACTACCGCAAACGCATCACACCACAGACCAGCTCCAGTaccagctccccctctggcatggAGGCCCTCCTGTCCCCCTTCGAGCGCCTGGTCCTCTGTCATCTCCCGCGGGCTGGTGTTGTAGGCAAGCGTGGTCGCATCCAGCCACTTATTCTCCCACCACACTGTGAGTCCTGCGTGGACCTGCTTATTCAAACTAGTCCTAATGTGGGCGTGGACCCAGAGAGCCCCTACGTCTTTTCCCGGCCCTACCACTCTCCTGCTACCCCTCTGCGGGGCACGGATCTCCTAAGAAATCTGGCTCGAGCCAGCGGGGCCAAGAACCCTGGGGTACTGACAGCAACAAGAGCTCGGCGGCAAGTAGCTATCCTTACCCAACTGCTTCTATTAGAGGAGAGTGAGAGTCAGGGTGGGGCCACCAAGCGCTTGGAGGACTTTCTGGAGCGAGAGTACCATGTGACCCAAAGTTGCTCCACCATCATACGGGATCCTGCGCTAATGGGTCGTGTGGGTCGTGTTGTTCTTTATGGTGAGAAGGAAGGTGTACTTTTCAGAGGAATGAGCCTACAGGACATCTGTCTTGAGTTGGATG TGATGTCAGGAAACTCAGCGGATTCATTTTCTGAAGAGTctgaagcagaggaagagaaggaggaaattAAAGAGAAGGTTGAGGTGTTGGTGAAAAAGAAAGGACCAGGCAGACCACCACGGAAGAAGAGAGCTCCCAATCCTTCTCCTGTCAACCCACCAGTAGCCAGCGCCCATAAGCGGCGATCTGTTCCACCTAAATCAG GGAAGCGTGGTGTGCTGAAGCGTCCCTGGTCAGAGGCAGAACGCATAGCTGTAGAGACTCACCTGAAGAGGAACCTCATGGAGCTGCGCGTCCCTGCAAAAGCGGACTGTGAGCGCTGCCTCGAactctgccctctgctggtgagcAACCAGCGAGATTGGCGGGCGATCAAGTTTTATGTCCACAACCGCATTCAGCTGCTTAAGAAGCAGGTCAGGAGGGAAAGCGCCGCCACTGTTTGTTAg